A single Pseudomonadota bacterium DNA region contains:
- a CDS encoding branched-chain amino acid ABC transporter permease translates to MPFDFYINILVAGVLNGTVYGLMALGLSVIFGVMRIVNFAHGEMMVMGMYAAFMLNVWLGVDPLVALPFVALALFAFGFGLQTTIINRFINVPEHQQFLLLLAVGIILTNAMILLFGPDARAIQVSYAFDSIELGVLVIDKVRIYAAGTAAIIAALLFGFFRYTRMGKAIRACADNFLGAQVIGLNIKLLYAVTFGIGAACVGAAGTLIVMLVDVHPHLAVDFTLLAFVIVIVGGLGSLSGALIGGILVGVAETLPALLTFVSIPPSMKSMFSFALLILILLVRPQGLLGKKA, encoded by the coding sequence GTGCCATTCGACTTTTATATCAATATTCTGGTGGCTGGTGTGCTCAACGGTACCGTCTATGGACTGATGGCGCTGGGGTTGTCCGTAATATTCGGTGTAATGCGCATCGTAAATTTTGCCCACGGCGAGATGATGGTCATGGGGATGTACGCGGCGTTCATGCTGAATGTGTGGTTGGGTGTAGATCCATTGGTCGCATTGCCTTTTGTAGCGTTGGCGCTCTTTGCGTTTGGTTTTGGGCTGCAAACGACGATTATCAATCGATTCATTAACGTTCCGGAACACCAGCAATTCCTGCTGTTGCTGGCCGTGGGAATAATCCTCACCAACGCCATGATCCTGCTGTTTGGGCCTGATGCGCGCGCTATCCAGGTCAGTTACGCTTTTGACAGTATTGAGCTGGGTGTTTTGGTGATCGATAAAGTGCGCATCTACGCCGCTGGAACGGCAGCGATCATCGCCGCGCTCCTGTTCGGATTTTTCAGATACACGCGCATGGGCAAGGCCATTCGCGCCTGTGCCGACAATTTCCTTGGCGCCCAAGTGATCGGTTTGAACATTAAACTCCTTTACGCGGTGACGTTTGGTATCGGGGCGGCCTGTGTCGGTGCCGCGGGTACCCTGATAGTGATGTTGGTCGATGTTCACCCGCACCTCGCGGTTGATTTCACCCTGCTGGCATTCGTCATTGTTATCGTCGGTGGCCTGGGCAGTCTCAGCGGCGCGCTGATTGGCGGTATTCTCGTCGGTGTGGCAGAGACATTGCCCGCCCTTCTTACTTTCGTCTCCATTCCGCCATCCATGAAGAGCATGTTCAGTTTCGCCTTGTTGATTTTGATCCTGCTCGTCCGCCCCCAAGGCTTGTTGGGTAAAAAGGCATGA
- a CDS encoding branched-chain amino acid ABC transporter — translation MVSKKEHSGPGAVSRRRFLAGSSAAAALMLAGLPIGTRAAGTLKIGVLLPRSGHLALIGQDCQRGADLAPPLLSDLGYKGIELISADTESNPDVGRTQAEKLIREGAHVLVGTFDSGTTAAVAQVAEQKGIPFVINIAAAPQITEQGYKYTFRNFPTGPMLVKDGLVLMNTLFKATGSSPKTAVLMHVNDTFGTSMLNGIKALASKVGLVTEIKEYIAYDPKAKDLSVEVAKAKSVGADIHMAVTRLNDAILMVREMVKQRYEPMGIISPGSPGMYEGQFLKALGKYSDYAITNVPWFDPRQEMAVELGRAFTKQYPDLLFNLNTGFTFEAVLIAADAFKRAGSTNPDELAAALRTTNLDKHVMVGGPIQFNDKGQNVNIRSATLQNRDGLPRVVLPESSAEMAPVFPVPGWRDRG, via the coding sequence ATGGTAAGCAAGAAAGAGCACTCCGGGCCCGGCGCTGTTTCCCGCCGACGATTTCTAGCGGGTTCTTCTGCCGCTGCGGCATTGATGCTGGCGGGCCTGCCGATCGGCACTCGTGCTGCCGGCACATTGAAAATCGGTGTTTTGTTGCCGCGCTCGGGACATCTGGCCCTGATCGGGCAGGATTGCCAGCGTGGTGCCGATCTTGCGCCGCCGCTGCTCAGCGATCTTGGTTACAAAGGGATCGAGCTCATCAGTGCCGATACCGAATCCAATCCCGACGTAGGCCGAACCCAGGCGGAGAAGTTGATCCGTGAGGGCGCTCATGTCCTGGTTGGCACTTTCGACTCGGGAACGACGGCGGCGGTCGCACAGGTTGCCGAACAGAAGGGTATTCCCTTCGTCATCAATATCGCTGCGGCACCTCAGATCACGGAGCAAGGATACAAGTACACCTTCCGTAACTTCCCCACCGGCCCCATGCTGGTGAAAGATGGCCTGGTGCTTATGAACACGCTCTTCAAGGCGACTGGATCCAGTCCGAAGACGGCGGTGCTCATGCATGTCAACGATACTTTCGGTACCTCCATGCTCAACGGCATCAAGGCATTGGCATCGAAGGTCGGCCTGGTCACCGAGATCAAGGAGTACATCGCTTACGACCCGAAGGCGAAGGATCTTTCCGTGGAGGTGGCCAAAGCCAAATCGGTCGGGGCGGATATTCATATGGCGGTGACACGTCTCAACGACGCGATACTCATGGTGCGTGAGATGGTCAAGCAGCGCTATGAACCCATGGGTATCATCAGCCCCGGAAGTCCCGGGATGTACGAAGGGCAGTTTTTGAAGGCGCTGGGCAAATATTCCGATTACGCGATCACAAATGTACCCTGGTTTGATCCGCGCCAGGAGATGGCAGTGGAGCTTGGCCGCGCCTTCACCAAACAGTATCCGGATCTGCTGTTCAATCTGAATACCGGGTTTACCTTCGAGGCGGTATTGATTGCGGCCGACGCCTTCAAGCGTGCCGGTTCCACCAACCCCGATGAATTGGCGGCAGCGCTGCGCACAACGAATCTTGACAAGCATGTCATGGTGGGTGGCCCTATTCAGTTCAATGACAAGGGTCAGAACGTCAATATCCGTTCCGCAACCTTGCAGAATCGGGATGGGCTGCCACGTGTGGTGCTGCCCGAGTCGAGCGCAGAGATGGCGCCTGTTTTCCCCGTGCCGGGATGGCGCGACCGCGGGTAG
- a CDS encoding MerR family transcriptional regulator, which translates to MIDKTRLYSISELATEFAITARAIRFYEDKGLLSPRRVGSNRAYDYRDRARLSLVLRFKGLGFPLDKTKEFLDLYDADETHLVQLKVGYRGICGRINELQQQIATLQQDLSELMELKDEAISKLRERGVDPDNEL; encoded by the coding sequence ATGATCGATAAAACACGCCTCTACTCGATATCGGAGCTGGCGACGGAGTTCGCCATAACCGCGCGTGCCATACGATTCTATGAAGATAAAGGTCTGCTGTCGCCGCGTCGGGTAGGAAGCAACCGCGCCTACGATTACCGTGATCGCGCTCGCCTGTCACTGGTACTGCGGTTCAAGGGGCTCGGTTTTCCCCTGGACAAAACCAAGGAGTTCCTCGACCTCTACGATGCGGATGAAACGCATCTGGTGCAGCTCAAGGTCGGATATCGTGGAATCTGTGGACGTATCAATGAACTGCAACAACAGATTGCCACGCTACAGCAGGACCTGAGCGAATTGATGGAGTTAAAAGACGAAGCCATTTCCAAACTGCGTGAGCGGGGAGTAGATCCCGACAATGAACTGTGA
- a CDS encoding nitrate reductase cytochrome c-type subunit, which translates to MKKTILTTVAAVATMFFVSQGIAAGVYSLRGDAELTGPSNDAPRTGKLMTQQGGFERAFEQQPPLIPHNMDKSEINLKVNGCMKCHSKETFEKEKAPVVGESHYMDVDGKKLDNISMRRYFCTQCHVPQVGSDPLVENTFTAK; encoded by the coding sequence ATGAAGAAAACGATTCTAACGACCGTGGCGGCGGTGGCAACAATGTTCTTTGTTTCGCAGGGTATTGCGGCAGGCGTTTATTCACTACGCGGTGACGCCGAGCTTACAGGGCCCAGCAATGACGCACCCCGCACAGGCAAGTTGATGACCCAGCAGGGGGGGTTTGAGCGGGCCTTCGAGCAGCAGCCCCCGCTGATTCCCCACAACATGGATAAATCCGAAATCAATCTCAAGGTAAACGGCTGCATGAAGTGCCATAGCAAGGAGACTTTCGAGAAAGAAAAGGCACCGGTAGTCGGCGAGAGCCACTACATGGACGTCGATGGCAAGAAACTCGACAACATCTCCATGCGCCGTTACTTCTGCACGCAGTGCCATGTGCCGCAGGTGGGATCGGATCCTCTCGTCGAGAATACCTTCACTGCCAAATAA
- a CDS encoding quinol dehydrogenase ferredoxin subunit NapH produces the protein MALVNDIGREAVEKKGWWSAHKWLVLRRSSQVAIIGLFLLGPLADIWWIKGNLSASLFLDTIPMTDPFVFTQSLLAGHVDTVSTAVTGALIVVGFYLLVGGRVFCSWVCPMNPVTDAAAWARNRLDIRQTMNISRGFRYWLLAAVLVLALATGSLAWELLNPVSVLHRGLIFGMGFGWTVIAAVFVFDLFVAKRGWCSHVCPQGALYGFLGYFSPVRVRADNRIACDDCKECYLVCPEPQVITPALKGGVQGLGPVILSGACTNCGRCIDVCAEDVFGFGTRFNNRVHTEENRAQVKHAGTHFKTS, from the coding sequence ATGGCGCTGGTGAACGACATCGGCCGGGAAGCGGTAGAGAAAAAGGGCTGGTGGTCCGCCCATAAATGGCTCGTGCTGCGGCGTAGCAGCCAGGTGGCCATTATCGGGCTGTTCCTGCTGGGGCCCTTGGCGGATATCTGGTGGATCAAGGGCAATCTGAGCGCCAGCCTGTTTCTGGATACCATCCCGATGACCGATCCATTCGTGTTCACGCAGTCTTTGCTGGCGGGTCATGTGGATACGGTGTCGACGGCGGTGACCGGTGCGTTGATCGTGGTTGGATTCTATCTATTGGTGGGGGGGAGGGTCTTCTGCTCATGGGTGTGCCCGATGAATCCGGTGACCGACGCGGCGGCCTGGGCCCGCAATCGCCTGGATATCCGTCAGACCATGAATATCTCACGCGGCTTCCGCTACTGGTTGTTGGCTGCGGTACTGGTGCTGGCGCTGGCAACGGGTTCTCTGGCGTGGGAGTTGCTCAACCCGGTCTCCGTGTTGCACCGAGGCCTGATCTTTGGGATGGGATTTGGTTGGACGGTAATTGCAGCCGTATTTGTTTTCGATCTTTTTGTCGCCAAGCGCGGCTGGTGCAGTCACGTCTGTCCGCAAGGGGCGCTCTATGGGTTCTTGGGTTATTTCAGCCCGGTAAGAGTTCGTGCGGACAACCGTATCGCCTGCGATGACTGTAAAGAGTGCTATCTGGTCTGCCCCGAGCCGCAGGTGATTACGCCGGCACTCAAGGGTGGCGTGCAGGGATTGGGGCCGGTGATTTTGTCGGGCGCCTGCACCAACTGTGGGCGGTGTATCGATGTGTGTGCAGAGGATGTCTTTGGATTTGGTACCCGTTTCAACAACCGGGTGCATACCGAGGAAAACAGGGCTCAGGTGAAACATGCCGGAACCCATTTTAAAACCAGCTAA
- a CDS encoding ferredoxin-type protein NapG, with protein MTNQTDKDTTTTDLARRRFVGNTVRMVCGVGLLSMGIGLYARRANSLPAMAIRPPGALEESDFVAACVRCGLCVRDCPYDTLRLGQIEEDVPTGSPYFVAREVPCEMCEDIPCVKACPTGALDPSLEHIDDSRMGLAVLVDQESCIAFQGLRCEICFNACPVRGKAITLDYLSNERSGRHALFIPVVHSDGCTGCGKCEQACILEEAAIKIFPFHLAKGQLGRHYRLGWEEKRKAGGSLVTPDQEHRYNLPEGMRYDYEGRGLIMQEKAGETPFSSNPLDTLNRGLEQQ; from the coding sequence ATGACCAATCAGACCGACAAAGATACGACAACCACCGACCTTGCCCGGCGACGTTTCGTCGGTAATACGGTCAGGATGGTCTGCGGTGTGGGGCTGCTGAGCATGGGCATCGGTCTCTATGCCCGGCGCGCCAATTCGTTGCCCGCGATGGCGATCCGTCCCCCGGGTGCGCTGGAGGAGAGCGATTTCGTGGCCGCGTGTGTGCGCTGTGGTCTGTGTGTGCGCGATTGCCCGTATGACACGTTGCGGTTGGGGCAGATCGAAGAGGATGTGCCGACCGGTTCGCCCTATTTCGTAGCCCGCGAGGTGCCGTGCGAAATGTGCGAAGACATCCCCTGCGTCAAGGCGTGCCCCACCGGTGCATTGGATCCATCGTTGGAGCATATCGACGATTCGCGCATGGGTTTGGCGGTGCTGGTGGATCAGGAATCGTGCATTGCATTTCAGGGGTTGCGTTGCGAGATCTGCTTTAACGCCTGTCCGGTACGCGGCAAGGCGATTACGCTTGACTATCTGAGCAATGAGCGCAGCGGCAGACACGCGCTATTCATCCCGGTGGTGCATTCGGACGGTTGTACCGGGTGCGGCAAATGCGAACAGGCCTGCATTCTCGAAGAGGCGGCGATCAAGATATTTCCCTTCCATCTGGCGAAGGGGCAATTGGGTCGCCACTATCGTTTGGGATGGGAGGAGAAACGCAAAGCGGGGGGCAGTTTGGTGACGCCCGATCAGGAACATCGCTACAACCTGCCGGAAGGGATGCGCTACGACTACGAAGGGCGCGGCCTGATCATGCAGGAGAAGGCCGGGGAGACGCCGTTCAGCAGTAATCCGCTCGATACGCTCAACCGGGGATTGGAGCAGCAGTAA
- a CDS encoding nitrate reductase catalytic subunit NapA: MKITRRDFIKSNAAAAAAAAAGVTLPGAQTAFAAEGDGIRWDKGVCRFCGTGCSVLVGTKNGRVVATQGDPDAPVNKGLNCIKGYFLSKIMYGKDRLTQPLLRKKNGQYDKNGDFEPVSWDEAFDVMADKFKAAIKQSLEENQGKPADQLTSRVGMFGSGQWTIWEGYAAAKLYKAGFRSNNLDPNARHCMASAVGAFIRAFGIDEPMGCYDDLEHADVFVLWGANMAEMHPILWSRLTNTRLTKPGCEVHVLSTFEHRCFELADNGMIFEPQTDLAILNYIANYIIENKAYNKEFIDKHVNFTKTPTDIGYGLRPEHPLQQKAKNPDKGALSKITFEEYAESVKMYTLDYASKLSKVPKENLLALAKVYADPSKKVSSYWTMGFNQHTRGVWVNGLLYNVHLLMGKISEPGNSPFSLTGQPSACGTAREVGTFAHRLPADLVVANAKHREFSEKVWQLPEGTLPGKVGYHAVLQNRMLKDGKLNAYWVQCNNNMQAAPNMNEEGYPGYRNPANFIVVSEPYPTVTAMAADLILPTAMWMEKEGAYGNAERRTQFWRQQVNAPGESKSDVWQVMEFSKRFKVEEVWPEDLIAKKPELKGKTLFDVLFANGVVNKFAYQDGLIKDQDGNVYKNSESEDFGFYVQQGLFEEYRLFNSAEGIPKKGHEMAEFAEYHKARGLRWPYVNGKETLWRFREGYDPHVAAGEGVNFYGKPDGRANIIFAPYEPAAESPDKEYDLWLCTGRVLEHWHSGSMTRRVPELYRAVPDAEVFMHPNDAKKRGLRRGSKAKLITRRGELVARIETRGRNRTPEGLIFIPWFDAGRLVNKLTLDATDPLSKETDFKKCAVKVVKA; the protein is encoded by the coding sequence ATGAAAATCACACGGCGGGACTTTATTAAATCGAACGCCGCGGCGGCTGCGGCCGCGGCCGCGGGTGTCACCCTACCGGGTGCGCAGACGGCCTTTGCGGCAGAGGGTGATGGCATTCGCTGGGATAAAGGCGTATGCCGTTTCTGCGGTACCGGGTGTAGTGTGCTGGTCGGCACCAAAAACGGGCGTGTGGTCGCGACGCAGGGCGATCCGGATGCTCCGGTAAACAAGGGTCTGAACTGCATCAAGGGCTATTTCCTGTCGAAGATCATGTACGGCAAAGACCGTCTGACGCAGCCGTTACTGCGCAAGAAAAACGGCCAATACGACAAGAATGGCGATTTCGAACCGGTCTCCTGGGATGAAGCGTTCGATGTCATGGCCGACAAGTTCAAGGCGGCCATCAAGCAGAGCCTGGAGGAGAACCAGGGTAAACCGGCCGACCAGCTGACCTCGCGCGTCGGCATGTTCGGCTCCGGTCAGTGGACCATCTGGGAAGGATACGCGGCCGCCAAGCTCTACAAGGCAGGCTTCCGCTCCAACAACCTCGATCCCAATGCGCGTCACTGCATGGCCTCGGCGGTCGGCGCTTTCATCCGTGCGTTCGGTATCGATGAGCCGATGGGCTGCTACGACGATCTCGAGCACGCCGATGTCTTCGTGCTGTGGGGCGCCAATATGGCGGAGATGCATCCGATTCTGTGGTCGCGCCTTACCAACACCCGTCTTACCAAGCCCGGTTGCGAAGTGCATGTGTTGTCCACCTTCGAGCATCGCTGCTTCGAGCTGGCCGACAACGGCATGATTTTCGAGCCGCAGACCGACCTGGCGATCCTCAATTACATCGCCAACTACATCATCGAAAACAAGGCGTACAACAAGGAGTTCATCGACAAGCACGTGAACTTCACCAAGACGCCCACCGACATCGGGTACGGCCTGCGCCCCGAGCATCCGCTGCAGCAGAAGGCGAAGAATCCCGATAAGGGCGCGCTATCGAAGATCACCTTCGAGGAGTACGCCGAGTCGGTGAAGATGTACACGCTGGACTATGCCAGCAAGCTCTCCAAGGTGCCGAAGGAGAACCTCCTGGCGCTGGCGAAAGTCTATGCCGATCCGAGCAAGAAGGTGAGTTCCTACTGGACCATGGGCTTCAATCAGCACACCCGTGGTGTGTGGGTCAACGGTCTGCTCTATAATGTGCATCTGCTGATGGGTAAGATCTCCGAGCCGGGCAACAGCCCGTTCTCGCTGACCGGTCAGCCTTCCGCGTGCGGCACGGCGCGCGAGGTAGGTACCTTCGCCCATCGCCTGCCCGCCGATCTGGTGGTTGCCAATGCCAAGCACCGCGAATTCTCCGAAAAAGTCTGGCAGCTTCCGGAGGGCACGCTGCCGGGTAAGGTGGGTTACCACGCGGTGCTGCAGAACCGCATGCTGAAAGACGGCAAGCTCAACGCCTATTGGGTCCAGTGCAACAACAACATGCAGGCTGCGCCCAACATGAATGAAGAGGGCTACCCGGGCTACCGCAATCCCGCCAACTTCATCGTCGTTTCCGAGCCCTACCCAACCGTAACGGCGATGGCAGCCGATCTGATTCTGCCCACCGCGATGTGGATGGAGAAGGAAGGGGCCTACGGCAACGCCGAGCGGCGCACGCAGTTCTGGCGCCAGCAGGTGAATGCGCCGGGCGAGTCGAAATCCGATGTCTGGCAGGTCATGGAGTTCTCCAAACGCTTCAAGGTGGAAGAGGTGTGGCCGGAAGATCTGATCGCCAAGAAGCCGGAATTGAAGGGCAAGACCCTGTTCGACGTGCTGTTTGCCAACGGTGTTGTCAATAAGTTCGCTTATCAGGATGGCCTGATCAAGGATCAGGACGGTAACGTCTACAAGAACAGCGAATCCGAGGACTTTGGCTTCTACGTGCAACAGGGGCTGTTCGAAGAGTATCGGCTGTTCAACAGCGCCGAAGGTATCCCGAAGAAAGGTCACGAGATGGCCGAGTTCGCGGAGTATCACAAGGCGCGGGGACTGCGTTGGCCGTATGTCAACGGCAAGGAGACCCTGTGGCGATTCCGCGAAGGTTACGATCCGCACGTTGCCGCGGGCGAAGGCGTGAATTTCTACGGTAAACCCGATGGCCGCGCCAACATTATTTTCGCGCCTTACGAGCCTGCCGCAGAGAGTCCGGACAAAGAGTACGACCTCTGGCTCTGCACCGGCCGCGTGCTCGAGCATTGGCACTCGGGCTCGATGACACGGCGTGTGCCCGAACTCTATCGCGCAGTCCCGGATGCGGAAGTTTTCATGCATCCCAATGATGCGAAAAAGCGCGGTCTGCGTCGTGGCAGCAAAGCCAAGCTCATCACCCGGCGCGGTGAACTGGTGGCGCGTATCGAGACACGCGGCCGTAATCGTACCCCCGAAGGGTTGATCTTCATCCCCTGGTTCGATGCCGGTCGCCTGGTCAACAAACTCACGCTGGATGCCACCGATCCGTTGTCGAAAGAGACCGACTTCAAGAAATGCGCGGTCAAGGTGGTGAAGGCGTAA
- the napF gene encoding ferredoxin-type protein NapF → MSRISRVEFLRGNFQGERMPIRPPWAIDEREFVERCTRCDDCLKVCPEHIITRGRGGFPAIDFSRAECTFCAACVDVCKAQALHMPYPDADPATAWSNKAGIQPGCLAVNRIECRVCGEHCAVRAVRFHLSAGAVATPAIDLEVCNGCGACVSSCPVGAVAVRVPRNDEFAGTSAALV, encoded by the coding sequence ATGAGCCGTATTTCGCGTGTTGAGTTTTTACGAGGAAACTTTCAAGGTGAGCGGATGCCAATCCGTCCACCCTGGGCGATTGACGAGCGTGAATTTGTCGAGCGCTGCACACGCTGCGATGACTGCCTAAAGGTCTGTCCCGAACACATCATTACCCGCGGTCGCGGTGGATTTCCAGCCATTGATTTCAGCCGTGCTGAATGCACGTTTTGCGCCGCCTGCGTCGACGTGTGCAAAGCGCAGGCCTTACACATGCCGTACCCGGATGCCGATCCCGCGACGGCATGGTCGAATAAAGCGGGCATTCAGCCCGGCTGCCTGGCGGTCAACCGCATCGAGTGCCGTGTATGCGGCGAACACTGCGCGGTGCGAGCCGTAAGATTTCATCTTTCAGCCGGCGCTGTGGCAACTCCAGCCATTGATCTGGAAGTGTGCAACGGTTGCGGAGCCTGCGTGTCGTCATGCCCGGTCGGGGCTGTGGCGGTGCGCGTTCCGCGCAACGACGAGTTTGCCGGCACCAGCGCGGCATTGGTCTGA
- a CDS encoding C4-dicarboxylate ABC transporter, producing MLTLVLHAGAAVSATTFKIATVVPDGSYWMQQFRETAKLIQDKTQGRVTFKFYPGGVMGNDSSVLRKMRAGQLQGGTFTSGSLSDIYPDLQVYSVPLAFRSFEEVDYVRQRMDDQLRQGMEARGYILAGISEGGFAYMMSNKPIHGISDLTGQKVWIPEGDRINQATFSAAGITPIPLPVADTYTGLQTGLIDTVATSPVGAIALQWHTKIQYVTDSPLVYITGILMLSKNVFDRLSVNDQQAVRTALDETFERIEHQNRIDHKTAVEALKNQGIRFIKPNSQDQITWHRIAEQVVDRLLNEGLFSRETFTLLQMHLAAFRTQTNAAR from the coding sequence TTGTTGACGCTTGTCCTGCACGCAGGCGCAGCGGTCTCCGCCACAACTTTCAAAATCGCCACCGTGGTCCCGGACGGCTCCTATTGGATGCAGCAGTTCCGAGAAACCGCCAAACTCATCCAGGACAAAACCCAGGGGCGCGTTACCTTCAAGTTCTATCCCGGTGGCGTGATGGGCAACGACAGCAGCGTCCTGCGCAAGATGCGGGCCGGCCAACTGCAGGGAGGCACTTTCACCAGCGGCAGCCTCTCCGATATCTACCCCGACCTGCAGGTCTACAGTGTTCCCTTGGCCTTTCGCTCGTTCGAGGAGGTCGACTACGTACGTCAACGCATGGACGATCAACTGCGACAGGGCATGGAGGCACGCGGGTACATCCTGGCGGGAATCAGCGAGGGCGGTTTTGCCTACATGATGTCCAACAAACCCATTCATGGCATCAGCGACCTGACGGGCCAGAAGGTGTGGATACCCGAAGGGGATCGCATCAACCAGGCGACCTTCTCGGCGGCCGGTATCACTCCGATACCGCTCCCCGTGGCCGACACCTACACCGGCCTGCAGACCGGCCTCATCGACACGGTAGCGACATCACCGGTGGGTGCCATCGCGTTGCAGTGGCATACCAAAATCCAGTACGTCACCGATTCGCCCCTGGTCTATATCACCGGGATCCTGATGCTGAGTAAAAATGTCTTCGATCGGCTCTCGGTGAACGATCAGCAAGCGGTGCGCACAGCACTGGATGAGACCTTCGAACGCATCGAACACCAGAATCGGATAGATCACAAAACAGCGGTCGAGGCCCTGAAGAATCAGGGCATTCGCTTCATCAAACCCAACAGTCAGGATCAGATAACGTGGCACCGTATCGCCGAACAGGTGGTCGATCGACTATTGAACGAGGGGCTCTTCAGCCGCGAAACCTTTACCCTGCTACAGATGCACCTTGCGGCGTTTCGCACGCAAACCAACGCGGCGCGGTAA
- a CDS encoding TRAP transporter small permease, which produces MILLAGTQIILRNLFDSGLFWAEPLLRITVLWLTLLGALAATRGNNHIRIDAISRYLPQTGRRIASLTGSLFSAGICALVAWHSARFVLAEYHAGVTLFNQLPAWMFQIVLPVGFGLMALRFLLFSCLDDTPSGTGRGEPT; this is translated from the coding sequence ATGATACTGCTCGCCGGGACGCAGATAATATTACGCAATCTCTTTGACAGCGGCCTGTTCTGGGCCGAGCCCCTGTTACGCATAACCGTCCTCTGGCTCACTCTGCTCGGCGCGCTGGCCGCCACCCGCGGCAACAACCACATCAGAATTGACGCCATCAGCCGTTATCTGCCACAGACCGGTCGCCGTATCGCCTCGCTGACCGGCTCCCTCTTCAGCGCAGGAATTTGCGCACTTGTCGCCTGGCACAGTGCGCGGTTTGTGTTGGCGGAGTATCACGCGGGGGTCACGCTCTTCAACCAACTGCCCGCCTGGATGTTCCAGATCGTCCTGCCGGTGGGATTCGGTTTGATGGCGTTGCGATTCCTGCTCTTCAGCTGTCTGGACGATACCCCCTCCGGCACCGGGCGCGGGGAACCGACGTGA
- a CDS encoding TRAP transporter large permease: MILATALLLVLALLGTPLFVIIAAGALLGFHQSGVDLSVVAIEFYRLAEMPVMIAIPLFTFAGYLLSESRAPTRLVRLSNALLGWMPGGLALVSLVACALFTAFTGASGVTIVALGALLYPALKEAGYRQTFSLGLITTSGSLGLLFAPSLPLILYGVVVQQMTLERPVSIDELFLAGILPGVLMVAMLGLYSMMQPLRPETSAARQHPRIRDALRESIWEIPLPIIVLGGIYSGYFAVSEAAAVTALYVLVVVVGINREVSMRKLPLIMRESMITVGGILIVLGASLASTNYLIDAGIPDAILTAIRTHIDSKWTFLILLNGFLLLLGMMLDIFSALVLIVPILLPIALGYDIHPVHLGIVFLANMQLGYFTPPIGMNLFIASYRFKKPVMELYRASLPFFFILLVAVLIITYWPALSLVLIE; this comes from the coding sequence GTGATCCTCGCCACGGCACTGCTGCTCGTACTCGCGCTGCTGGGCACCCCACTGTTCGTGATCATTGCCGCTGGAGCGCTACTCGGTTTCCATCAGTCAGGTGTGGATCTCTCCGTCGTCGCCATCGAATTCTATCGATTGGCCGAGATGCCGGTGATGATAGCGATCCCGCTCTTCACCTTCGCCGGGTATCTCCTCAGTGAAAGCCGGGCACCGACCCGTTTGGTAAGGCTCAGCAACGCGCTACTGGGTTGGATGCCCGGCGGTCTGGCGCTGGTTTCACTCGTCGCCTGCGCGCTGTTTACAGCCTTTACCGGCGCCAGTGGCGTCACCATCGTCGCGCTGGGCGCGCTGCTCTACCCGGCGCTGAAAGAGGCCGGTTACCGGCAAACGTTCAGCTTGGGACTGATCACCACCTCGGGCAGTCTTGGTCTGTTGTTCGCCCCCTCCCTGCCCCTGATTCTCTACGGCGTTGTGGTACAGCAGATGACCCTCGAGCGGCCGGTCAGTATCGACGAACTCTTTCTCGCCGGTATCCTGCCCGGTGTGCTGATGGTGGCGATGCTCGGCCTCTACAGCATGATGCAACCGTTACGACCGGAGACCAGCGCGGCGAGGCAGCACCCGCGTATACGCGATGCGCTCCGTGAGTCCATCTGGGAGATTCCGTTACCAATCATAGTGCTGGGCGGCATCTACAGCGGCTACTTCGCCGTCTCCGAAGCGGCTGCGGTGACAGCACTCTATGTTCTTGTCGTAGTCGTGGGCATCAATCGTGAAGTGTCAATGCGGAAACTCCCACTGATCATGCGTGAATCGATGATCACCGTTGGCGGCATCCTCATCGTCCTGGGCGCTTCGCTCGCCTCCACCAACTACCTGATCGATGCCGGAATTCCGGATGCCATACTCACGGCCATTCGCACCCACATCGACAGCAAGTGGACCTTCCTGATACTGCTCAATGGTTTTCTGTTGCTGCTGGGAATGATGCTGGACATCTTCTCGGCACTGGTGCTGATCGTGCCCATCCTGCTGCCCATTGCGTTGGGTTACGACATCCATCCCGTTCATCTGGGTATCGTTTTCCTTGCCAATATGCAGCTCGGATACTTCACCCCCCCGATAGGGATGAATCTCTTTATCGCCAGTTATCGTTTCAAGAAACCGGTCATGGAACTGTACCGTGCCAGCCTGCCCTTTTTCTTCATCCTCCTTGTCGCAGTACTCATCATTACCTACTGGCCGGCGCTGAGCCTGGTATTGATCGAATGA